The following proteins are co-located in the Streptomyces bottropensis ATCC 25435 genome:
- a CDS encoding DNA gyrase/topoisomerase IV subunit B → MTADTSVPSTALLTGADRDGSNYTARHLLVLEGLEAVRKRPGMYIGSTDSRGLMHCLWEIIDNSVDEALGGYCDHIEVILHDDASVEVRDNGRGIPVDVEPKTGLSGVEVVMTKLHAGGKFGGGSYAASGGLHGVGASVVNALSARLDVEVDRNGATHAISFRRGVPGAFAGQGADAKFESAGGLRKGKRIPKTRTGTRVRYWADRQIFLKDAKLSLEHLHQRARQTAFLVPGLTIVVRDELGLGEGGSKGEESFRFDGGISEFCEYLASDKPVCDVLRFSGQGIFKETVPVLDEHGQMTPTQVTRELGVDVAMRWGTGYDTTLKSFVNIIATPKGGTHVAGFEQAVASTMNEVLRAKKMLRVAEDDVVKDDALEGLTAVVTVRLAEPQFEGQTKEVLGTSAARRIVTQVVARELKAFLTSTKRDAAAQARVVMEKAVAAARTRIAARQHKDAQRRKTALESSSLPAKLADCRSDDVERSELFIVEGDSALGTAKLARNSEFQALLPIRGKILNVQKSSVTDMLKNVECGAIIQVIGAGSGRTFDIDAARYGKIIMMTDADVDGSHIRCLLLTLFQRYMRPMVEAGRVFAAVPPLHRIELVQPKKGQDKYVYTYSDRELRDRLLEFQSKGVRYKDSIQRYKGLGEMDADQLAETTMDPRHRTLRRINLSDLEAAEQVFDLLMGNDVAPRKEFISSSAATLDRSRIDA, encoded by the coding sequence GTGACCGCCGATACGTCCGTGCCGTCCACAGCGCTGCTGACCGGAGCAGACCGGGACGGTTCCAACTACACCGCGCGGCACCTGCTCGTCCTCGAGGGGCTCGAGGCCGTGCGGAAGCGCCCCGGTATGTACATCGGCTCGACCGACAGTCGAGGCCTGATGCACTGTCTCTGGGAGATCATCGACAACTCCGTGGACGAGGCCCTCGGGGGGTACTGCGACCACATCGAGGTCATCCTCCACGACGACGCCTCCGTGGAGGTGCGGGACAACGGCCGGGGCATCCCGGTCGACGTCGAGCCCAAGACGGGCCTGTCCGGCGTCGAGGTCGTGATGACCAAGCTGCACGCCGGCGGCAAGTTCGGCGGCGGCTCGTACGCCGCCTCCGGCGGTCTGCACGGCGTGGGCGCCTCCGTGGTGAACGCGCTCTCGGCCCGCCTCGACGTCGAGGTCGACCGCAACGGCGCCACGCACGCCATCAGCTTCCGGCGCGGGGTGCCCGGCGCCTTCGCGGGGCAGGGCGCGGACGCGAAGTTCGAGTCGGCCGGCGGCCTGCGCAAGGGCAAGCGGATCCCCAAGACGCGCACCGGCACACGCGTGCGGTACTGGGCCGACCGCCAGATCTTCCTCAAGGACGCCAAGCTCTCGCTGGAGCACCTGCACCAGCGCGCCCGCCAGACCGCCTTCCTCGTCCCCGGACTGACCATCGTCGTCCGGGACGAGTTGGGACTCGGTGAGGGCGGCAGCAAGGGCGAGGAGTCGTTCCGCTTCGACGGCGGCATCAGCGAGTTCTGTGAGTACCTGGCCTCCGACAAGCCGGTCTGCGATGTCCTCCGCTTCTCCGGGCAGGGCATCTTCAAGGAGACCGTGCCCGTCCTGGACGAGCACGGTCAGATGACGCCCACGCAGGTCACCCGCGAACTCGGTGTCGACGTCGCCATGCGCTGGGGCACCGGCTACGACACGACCCTCAAGTCGTTCGTGAACATCATCGCCACCCCCAAGGGCGGTACCCACGTCGCGGGCTTCGAGCAGGCCGTGGCCTCCACGATGAACGAGGTGCTGCGCGCCAAGAAGATGCTGCGCGTCGCCGAGGACGACGTCGTCAAGGACGATGCCCTGGAGGGTCTGACCGCCGTCGTCACGGTGCGTCTGGCCGAACCTCAGTTCGAGGGGCAGACCAAGGAGGTGCTCGGCACCTCGGCGGCCCGGCGCATCGTGACGCAGGTCGTCGCCAGGGAGCTCAAGGCGTTCCTGACCTCCACGAAGCGGGACGCCGCGGCTCAGGCGCGGGTCGTCATGGAGAAGGCCGTCGCCGCCGCGCGTACCCGTATCGCCGCACGTCAGCACAAGGACGCGCAGCGTCGCAAGACGGCGCTGGAGTCCTCGTCCCTGCCCGCCAAGCTCGCCGACTGCCGCAGTGACGACGTCGAGCGCAGCGAGCTGTTCATCGTGGAGGGCGACTCGGCGCTCGGCACGGCGAAGCTCGCGCGGAACTCCGAGTTCCAGGCGCTGCTGCCGATCCGGGGCAAGATCCTCAACGTCCAGAAGTCGTCCGTCACGGACATGCTCAAGAACGTCGAGTGCGGCGCGATCATCCAGGTCATAGGGGCCGGGTCCGGGCGTACGTTCGATATCGACGCGGCACGTTACGGCAAGATCATCATGATGACCGACGCCGATGTGGACGGGTCGCACATCCGGTGCCTGCTGCTGACCCTCTTCCAGCGGTACATGCGGCCGATGGTCGAGGCGGGACGGGTCTTCGCGGCCGTGCCGCCGCTGCACCGGATCGAGCTGGTCCAGCCGAAGAAGGGGCAGGACAAGTACGTCTACACGTACTCGGACCGTGAGCTGCGCGACAGGCTGCTGGAGTTCCAGAGCAAGGGTGTCCGGTACAAGGACTCCATCCAGCGCTACAAGGGCCTCGGCGAGATGGACGCGGACCAGCTGGCGGAGACGACGATGGATCCGCGGCACCGGACGCTGCGTCGGATCAACCTGTCGGACCTGGAGGCGGCGGAGCAGGTGTTCGACCTGCTGATGGGGAACGACGTCGCGCCGCGCAAGGAGTTCATCTCCAGTTCGGCGGCTACGTTGGACCGGTCGCGCATCGACGCGTAG
- a CDS encoding DUF485 domain-containing protein: MQSSTGRPRRRGGGSESPVEQHVGHVLDDEDVRFDDPWYDALASGWGELDGTGESAPVVAEAREGQVGGAAEVYLEVQRSAAFQEVRSRYRRFVIPGVAVFFSWYLAYVVTATTAPGLMARPVAGAVNVAMLAGLGQFLTTFLFTWAYARHARLRRDRAALDLRWDTQELTRGVRGGER; the protein is encoded by the coding sequence ATGCAGTCAAGCACCGGCCGTCCCCGCCGACGCGGGGGTGGTTCTGAGAGCCCGGTTGAGCAGCACGTGGGGCACGTCCTCGACGACGAGGACGTGCGGTTCGACGATCCCTGGTACGACGCGCTGGCCTCCGGCTGGGGGGAGTTGGACGGCACGGGCGAGTCGGCCCCGGTCGTGGCCGAGGCGCGGGAGGGCCAGGTCGGGGGTGCGGCCGAGGTGTACCTGGAGGTCCAGCGGAGCGCCGCCTTCCAGGAGGTGCGCAGCCGTTACCGCAGATTCGTGATCCCGGGTGTCGCCGTCTTCTTCAGCTGGTACCTCGCGTACGTCGTGACGGCGACGACGGCCCCGGGGCTGATGGCGCGGCCGGTGGCGGGCGCGGTGAACGTGGCCATGCTGGCGGGGCTCGGGCAGTTCCTCACGACGTTCCTGTTCACCTGGGCGTACGCGCGGCATGCCCGGCTGCGCCGGGACCGGGCGGCGCTCGATCTGCGCTGGGACACCCAGGAGTTGACGCGTGGCGTCCGAGGGGGCGAGCGGTGA